The region GTAGTGTACCGGCGAACATCACTGGAATGATTCCCAGCAACGTGTCGAGCGTGACCAGTTCCGAGCGCATCCAGTAGGTGAGCAGCAGAAAAACCAGCCACTCGCCCAGCGTGGCCGCCAGAACAGTCAGAAAAGCCTGAAAAATACCGCTGTCACCAAACGAGCGCCGCACGAACAGGACCAGAAGCGCGCCCCCGGCGACACCCGCCGCATGCAGACCGAGCATCCCACCGCCCAGCAGATCCTGCGCCAGTCCCACTCCGTAGGAAGCCAGCAGTGCGGGCAGGGCGGGTATGCGCCAGGCCAGCGCTGCACCTGTCAGCAGAAACAGGTCGGGCGCCGGCAGGCCCAGGGTATCGAACAGGCGAGACAGCAGCCCCTGCACCACGACCAGGGCAAAGATGTACAGCGTCGGCCGGACCCAGCGCGCTGACCCCCGGTGCGCCCGGGCCGAAGCCCTCACACACCCTCCAGGATTGTCACGTCTTCAATCACGCCGACATCAATGGCTGGCTTCACGATAACGCTGCGGTTCACGTCATTTGGCCCGAGGGGCAATACCTTTTCGACGGTGCCAACCCGGATTCCCACCGGATACAGTCCACCGATACTGCTGGTGACCAGAACGTCCCCCTTCTTGACCGGCACACTGCGCGAAAACTCGGCCTTCATGCGGTCAGGCGGCAGCCCGTGTGCCAGTCCGCGCCCGCCCTTGCTCCCCTGAAGTGTGACGCCCACGCTGCTTTCCGGGTCCACCAGGGCGACCACGGTGGACTGACTTTCACTGACGCCCGTGACCTGACCAACCAGGCCGCCCGGTACGGTAACAGGCATCCGGAGTCGGACACCGTCACGCTTGCCCTTGTTGAGGGTCAGCCGGGCCAGGAGGGCGCTGGGGTCCACTGCAATCACCTGTGCAATGCCCAGGGCGTTGGGCGCCTGCGTGGCCGTGATTTTCTCCAGCTGGCGAAGGCGCATGACTTCACGGGTCAGCATCTCGTTGCGCTGCCGAAGCTCGTCGTTCTGTGCCTGAAGCCTGCGCAGGTCGGCGTTCAACCGGCGTTCCTCGAACAGCGTCGAATAGGCGCGGCGCAGGTTATCTGCGGCCACCACCCCGATCCGGCTGACCGGAGCAGTGGCGGCGCGCAGGGCAGTCGGCGCCACTGCCTGGAACCGCAACAGCAGCAGACTGATCAGCAGCAGGCCCACAAAGACCAGCAGGAGCCGGGGCCGTTCCTTCACGCGCCGTGCACCTCATCCCAGACCGGCACGCCAGCGCGGCGTAACAGGGTAATGACCACGCTGAGCGGAAAACCCACCACGTTGGTGTACTCGCCCTCGACCCGGGAGACCAGCGAAGCTCCGAGCGCCTGAATGCCGTAACCACCCGCCTTGTCCATTCCTTCGCCGCTACGGGCATAGAAGGAAATCTCGGCTGCGGTCAGGGGACGGAAGGTCACGTCGGTGCGGGCCACCTCTACCTGCTCCGTGCCTCTGTGCAGGGCGGCCACGCCGGTAAACACCTGATGGCTGCGGCCGGACAGCACACGCAGAAACGCCTCGTTCTCGCTGGTGTCCGCCGGTTTGGCCAGCAGAACGCCTTCACAGGCGACCACCGTGTCTGCTGCCAGCACCACACTCTCCGGGTGCAGTCTGGCCACCGAGCGGCCCTTGAGGAGTGCCAGCTCTGCCGCCAGCCGTGCCGGATCGGTCTCGGTGCTGTCCTCGTCCTCGCCACTGACGACCACCTGAAACGGCACGCCCAGGTTTTCCAGCAGTTCCCGGCGTCTGGGACTGCCGGACGCCAGCACCACGCCCGGATGCCCTGAGGGCATTAGTAGCCCTCGCCGCTCTGCGCGCCAGAAACCAGCGCAACACCACCAGAGGTGCCCAGGCGGGTCGCGCCCGCCGCGATCATCTCTTGCGCGTCGGCGGGCGTGCGGACCCCCCCGGCAGCCTTGATCTGGGCGCGGCCGGCAATGGTGTCGCGCATCAGCGCAACGTCTGCAGGGGTCGCGCCACCCGTTCCGAACCCCGTGCTGGTTTTGACAAAATCCGCCCCGCCAAGCACGGCTGCCTCGGTGGCCCCGCGTTTCTGCTCGTCGCTGAGGTAACACGTCTCGATAATCACCTTCAGTACGTGCTCCGGTATCGCGCGCCGTACCGCTCGGACATCCGCCTCGACGGTGTCCCAGTCGTTGTTCAGTGCGGCACCGATATGAATGACCATATCGACCTCGTGGGCGCCGGCTTCCACACTCAGGCGCGCCTCCACGGCCTTCTGCTCGCTGGACACGGCACCCAGGGGGAAGCCGCACACCGTGGCCACCTTGACCGCGCTGCCCTCCAGTTCGGCGACAGCCTGAGGCACGAACACCGGGTTTACGCAGACCGCGTAGAAGGAATGCTCCCGCGCTTCGGCGCACAGGGTGCGGATATCAGCAGAGGTGGCGGTGGCTTTCAGGAGGGTGTGGTCAATGTACGGCGCGAGCTTCACGCCCCTCAGCATACGCGGGGTGGACTAAGAAAAATAAAGAAACACCTGCTTGCACGCTACCCTGGAAGCATGACCGAACCCCAGCGTATAGAGCCCGGTGCGACCTTCCCCGAATTCAGCCTTCCCGACGCGAGCGGAAAGGCGCACCGTCTTTCCGAGTATGCCGGCCGGTACGTGGTGCTCTACACCTACCCCAAAGACGACACTCCCGGGTGCACCAAGGAAGCCTGCGACTTTCGCGACCACACCCTGCTCAAATCCCTGAATGCCGTGATTCTCGGCGTCAGCCGGGACGATGCCAGCAGCCACGCCCAGTTTGCCGAGAAGTACAGCCTGCCGTTCCCGCTGCTCAGTGACCCGGACGCCGAGTTCCTGAAGAGCATCGGCTCGTACGGCCCCAAGACCCTGTACGGCAAGGTGACCGAAGGGGTCAAGCGTCAGACGTTCCTGATCGGCCCGGACGGACGTCTGGTCAAATCATGGCTGGCCGTCACGGTGGACGGTCATGCCGACGCTGTCGCGGACGCGATCCGGGAACACCAGTCGAAGGAACCGGTTGCATGAGCGATCTGGAGGCACTGAAAAAAGAGGCCGCGGTGCGCGCCGCAGCTCTGGTCGAAAGCGGCATGCGGGTCGGCCTGGGGACGGGCAGCACGGCCAAGTACGCCATCGAGGAACTCGGACGCAGGATCGCCAGCGGTGAACTGAAGGACATAGTGGGGGTGGCGACCAGTGAGGCCAGCGACCAGCTGGCGCGGCAGCTCGGAATTCCGGTTGAGCCGCTTGATCCTCGTCCCCTGGATATTGCCATTGACGGCGCCGATGAAATAGACCCGAAGCTGAACCTGATCAAGGGCCTGGGCGGCGCCCTGCTGCGCGAGAAGCTGACCGAGGTTCAGGCCCGGCGCTTCATTGTGATTGCTGACCACACCAAGACGGTCACGCACCTGGGCGAGAAAGCTCCAGTGCCTGTAGAAATCGCAAAGTTCGGGTTCCTGAGCACCATCGAGCGCCTCAGGGCCATGGGGCTCGGAGGCCGGTTGCGTCAGCCCGGAGCGCAGCCGTACGTGACCGATAACGGCAACCACATCTTCGATGCGCAGCTGCCTGAGTCCTTCGACCCGGCCACCCTGGAACGGCAGTTGAAAGGCACGCTGGGCGTTGTGGAGACCGGGTTCTTTCTGGGCATGGCCGAGCGCGCCTTCGTGGCCTCACCGGATGAGGTCCGGGAACTGACTCCGGTTTAATTTCAGCATGAAGAGTGGGGCGGCCGGACGTGGCCGCCCTTTTTCATTCAGTCCGGAGGCTTCCGAGCTGCCTCGCCAGTTCCTCTGGCGCCTGCGTGGGCAGCTGACAGGCATGATTCACGCAGACGTAGGCTGTTCCTCCGCCGCGGCGCCCTTCGAGCACGGGCAGGTTGCCTCCAGGCTCGGTAAAGGCGAGCGCGGTAAAGGGCAGCGGAAAGCGGGCCGCCACCCGTTCCAGGGGCGCCCTCTCGGCGGCTGTGCCAAGAATGGCGACTTCGGTATGTCCGGCGTGCAGGAATGCAGCCGCCCGCCACAGGCCGCCGAATCCCGACGGAGCCGCCTGCATGTCGGTGCGGAAACTCTGCACCGTGCGCCGGGCGATGGCCTCGGCCTCCTGGTCTGCAAAGTAGCGGTGCATCCACAGCCCCAGCAGGGCCGCCGCCGCATTGTCCGACAGGACCGCCGAGTCGAAACCCTGCACCTGGCGCGACAGCAGGGGCTCCGCCTGGCCTCCTGTGGAATGGAAGACCCCAGCATCCTCGTCCCAGAAGTCCCGGCGGACCAGGGTCCAGAGTTCCCGGGCCCACTCCAGGTGACCCAGATCACCGCCAGCCTGAAACAGAGCCACCAGGCCCAGGCCATACAGCGCGTGGTCCTCCAGCAGACCCTCGACCCTGGCCTGCCCGTCTTTGAAGGTGTGCCGCAGCGTGCCATCCGGCAGCCTGAGTTCACGCCTGACAAATTCAGCGTTCTGACGGGCGATTTCAAGGTAGCGGGGCTCTCCGAGCACACGTGCGGCATCGGCGAAGGCTGCCAGCGCCAGTCCGTTCCAGGAGGTCAGCACCTTGTCGTCGGTACCCGGCTGGGTTCGCTGCTCACGTGCCTCCAGCAGCCGCGCGCGAGCCTGATCCACGCGGCTGTGGAAGGCCTGGGGATCTTCGCCCAGGTCGCGGGCCAGTTGCTCCAGCGGCGTCGGCAGGTGCAGCACGTTCCGGCTGCCGTACTCCCGGCGGTGCGGATCAAGGAAGTTGCCCTGGTCGGTCACACCGTAGACCCGCTCGATCAGGGCAGAATCGCCGCCCAGCACCGCCCGGATTTCAGCCGGGGTCCACGTGAAGGTCAGCCCTTCCACACCGCCGTGGTCGGTGGGTGTATCGGCGTCCTGGGCGCTGTAGAACCCGCCGGCAGGGGAGAGCATCTCGCGCTCCAGATAGGTCAGCGTTTCCCGCGCCAGACGGGCGAAATCCTCGTCGTCCGTATGCTGGTAGGCCTGCACCAGAACACGGGTCAACTGCGCGTTGTCATACAGCATCTTCTCGAAATGAGGCACCAGCCAGCGCTCGTCCACGCTGTACCGGTGGAAGCCGCCGCCGAGCTGATCGTAGATGCCCCCAGCCGCCATACGCCTCAGGGTATGCAGCGCCATGTCACGTCCCTCGGGGCGGGTCAGCAGGAACTCCAGCAAGGTCGGGGCCGGGAACTTGGGCGCGCCACCAAATCCGCCCAGGTCCGCGTCAAACACCCTTCGGAGTTTATCCGGAGCCTGCTGAAGAAAACCGGCCGGAAGGTCCCCCTGCGATGGCCGGGGCCGGCTGGCCTCGCGGATGTGATCGGTCAGCGCCCGGGCATTCCCGGTCAGCTTTTCGCGGTCGTTCTGCCAGGCGTTGGCGATACTGGCCAGCAGGCGCCGGAAGCTGGGCAGGCCGTAGCCGTCCTGAGGCGGAAAGTATGTGCCAGCGTAAAACGGTTCGCCGTCCGGGGTCAGAAAGACGGTCATGGGCCAGCCGCCCTGCCCGGTCATGGCCTGCGTGGCTGTCATGTACACCGCGTCCACGTCCGGCCGTTCCTCACGATCCACCTTGACGCACACGAAGTGCTCGTTCATCTGGGCTGCGGTCGCCTCGTCCTCAAACGACTCGTGAGCCATGACATGACACCAGTGGCAGGTGCTGTATCCCACCGACAGCAGCACCGGCAGGTCACGCTGCCGGGCTTCAGCGAACGCCTCGGGGCTCCAGGGCCACCAGTTCACCGGGTTGTCCTTGTGCTGCAGAAGATACGGGCTGGATTCGGATGCCAGACGGTTCATGTCTCCGAGCGTAGAGGCGCCGGATGAGCGGCTGCGCCACACCATGGTCAGTACATCTTCCGGGGAGGTTTACCCTTGGCAGAGGTTCACAGATCGCGTGGACATGCGGCAGAAATTGGGCAATTGCGGGGCGGTGCGGCGTCCAGTCTCAGTCCTGGGGCGCTGGTCTTCCATAGTTTCCACATTGCCCCGGCGCTTTCATGACGGTTTCAGCAGTTCGCGGATATACGGCAACGTGCCCATTCAAATCTCCGCGCTGGTTCGCTCAACGGCCCGACTGGATTTGTTTTTCCTTTCCCAGATGCTCAGCGGAAGTGGCCGACTGGCCGACAGGTGCTGCCCGCACGCCCCATTCCCGATAGACTCTCTGACTATGGACTTGAAGGCACAACTCAAAGCTGCTGTGGAGGCTGCCGCCCAGAGCATGGGCATACCGGTGGACGCAGCTATTCAGGACACCCCGGCTTCCAAGCCGGGCGATTACGGCACCCCAGCGGCGTTTCAGATGGCGAAGAGCGCCGGTGGAAACCCGGCCCAGATTGCTGCTCAGCTGGCCCAGACGGTGCAGCTGCCCACGGGCATCAAGCGTGTGGAAGCGGCCGGGCCGTTCCTGAACTTCTTCCTGGACACGGCGATGTTCGTGCGCGACGTGGTGGAAAATCCCTTTGTCATGCCGTCTCTGGGCGGCAAGGTGGTTATTGAGCACACCAGCGTCAACCCCAACAAGGAACTGCATGTGGGCCACCTGCGCAACGTGGTGCTGGGCGACAGCATGGCGCGCATCTTCCGTGCCGCCGGCCACACCGTGGAGGTTCAGAACTACATCGATGACACCGGGCGCCAGGCCGCCGAGGCCCTGTTTGCTATCAACCATTACCACCGGGAGTGGGACGGAACTCAGAAGTACGACCACTGGCTGGGAGAAGGGTACGTTCGCCTGAATGCCGACCCCGCCAAACCCGACCTGGAAGAGGGCATCAGCGCGATCATGCACCGCCTGGAAGCCGGCGTTTTGCGCGGAGAGGTCGAGAAGGTCGTGACTGCGCACCTGCAAACCTGCTTCCGCCTGGGCGCCCGCTACGATCTGCTCAACTGGGAGTCGGACGTGGTCGGCAGTGGTTTCCTGACGCAGGCCATGAACATCCTGGAGAGCAGCCGCTACACGTCCAGGCCAACCGAGGGGAAGTACGCCGGCGCCTTTGTGATGGACGTCTCCGAGTTCATGCCAGGTCTGGAAGAATCCAATGTGGTGCTGGTGCGTTCCGACGGCACGGCCATGTATGCCGCCAAGGACATCGGGTATCAGTTCTGGAAGTTCGGTCTGTTCGAGGGAATGAAATTCAAACCGTTCATGACTGATCCCGACGGCAACACCGTGTGGACCAGTGCTCCGGACGGGGAGCCCGACGTGCAGCGCCGCTTCGGCCACGCCGACGAGGTCATCAATGTGATCGACTCGCGTCAGGATCACCCGCAGACGGTGGTGCGCTCCAGCCTGGGGGTTGCGGGCCAGTACGAGAAGAAGGACCGCAGTATTCACCTGTCCTACGCCTTCGTGACTCTGGAAGGACAGACCATCAGTGGCCGCAAGGGCATTGCCGTGAGCGCTGACGACGCCATGGACGAGGCCGAGAAGCGTGCGCTCGCGGCCCTGACCGAACTCAACCCGGATCTGGCTGCCCGCGAGGACGCGGCCGAGATTGCCCGGCGAATCGGTATCGGTGCAATCCGCTTTGCCATGTTGAAGGCCGAACCCACCCGCAAAATCGACTTCCGCTGGGAGCAGGCCCTGGCCCTGAACGGCGATACCGCGCCCTACGTGCAGTACGCCGCTGTCCGTGCCGCCAGCATTCTGCGCAAGGCCCAGGAGGCCGGGCACAACATTAACGGCAGCGGCGCCGACTGGGACGCGCTGCCGGATGTGGACCTGGCCCTGGCCAAGATGGTGGCCCGCCTTCCTGAAGTGGTCGCTCAGAGCGTGCGAGTCCACTCTCCGCACGTGGTGGCCCAGTACGCGCTGGACCTGGCGACGGCTTTCAATGCCTGGTTCAATGCCAAAGACCGGCAGGGCAAACCGGCCACGAATGTGCTTCAGTCCGAGCCCGGCCTGCGCGAAGCCCGCCTCGCGCTGGTCGGTCGCCTGCGCCGCGCCTTCGAGGAAACGCTGGACCTGATCGGCATTGAGGTTCCCGCCGCGATGTAAGGCAGCATAAGGAAAGGGGGCTGGGCACATGCATGTGCCCAGCCCCCCTTTTTGGGGACTCAGTGTTTGCGTGCCGTCGTGCCCAGTTCAAGCCTCTGGAAAAAGGAGGTGATGCGCCGTGCCATGTCCTGGGAGAACCGGTTGGCACCGAGGTGCGGTCCACTGAGGGTCACGAACTCACTGAGCTCCGGCTGGGCCAGAGCATACAGCCGCTCACTGTTGGAGTGCAGGGGAACCGTGGCGTCATCGGGGCTTCCCGCCACGAACAGCGGCAGCATGGGCGCCAGATGCGCCTGATGCAGCGGGTCCAGATCCGTTGGAGGTGGGCCGGTCAGGCGGTAAGCAGCGCTGATCTCGTTCCGGCGGCTGGTTGCTGTGCCCCAGGCGCCCCGCAGGTCGGCCCAGGCATCGACGAGGGCCAGGCCATGGACTGTGTAAGGGCTGCCCGGCAGGGCGCTGCGCAGCGCCATCAAGCCCCCCATGCTGAAGCCGACGGCATAGGTGCGGCTGTTCCACTTGAAACGTCCCGTAGCTTCGAACTGTGTCTGGGCCACCTGGGTCAGGGCGTCCGGGCTGCCCCAGGTGGTGGGGCCTCCGTCACCGCTGATCAGTACGGCAAAGCGGGCCTTGAGCAGGCTTTCGCTGAGGGTCAGGATTCCGGAGCTGCGGACCATCCGGTCAGCGTCCTGGGCCCGGGGGTGCGAGATGATGACCAGCGGGCAGGAGGTGACCTGACAGCGGTCCGGCACCAGCAGGTATGACCGGACGCCCAGCACGTCCAGTGGTTGGGCAGTCCGGGTGGTTCCGGCTGGAGCAGCCTGAACCGCTGGAGGGGGCGAAGTAGTGGCAGTGGCCGCCTGGGCGTTCAGGGGCGTCCAGGCCACCAGCAGAGTCAGAAGCAGAGATCGTCGCGAAAGTTGCACTGGCGCGTACTGTAGCGCGGTTCGTCTGACGGTGGCCTGACGGGATGACAGCGGTCTCAGCGGCCAAACACCCAGGTGCTGAGGCGGGTACGCAGCAGGGCGCGTCCGAGGATGGCCGGGACCAGCAGTGCGACCAGGGCATAGATGACAACCTGCGCCAGCATGAGAGCGGGTGGGCCGAGCGGTGCCCGCCATAATTCCAGGGCCTGAAGGACCGCCGGATGCAGCAGGTAGATCTGAAGACTGACCGTGCCCAGGGTCGCGACCGCAACCCGCACCCTGTCAGGCCCACGCTGCAGCCGGTGGGCAAGCCCCATCAGGGCCAGAGCCACCAGCGCCGTAAATGTCCAGCTCAGCGTGCTGTAAATCAGCGGCGTGACTCTTTCTCCACGTACGTAGGCCAGGGCCACCGGCAGGTACAGGGCGTACGCGGCTGCCAGCAGCGGCAGCAGAATGACGCGCCGCCGCCGCCACCAGTCCTCGAACTCCCCGAAGCGTGCGCCCACGGCGACACCCAGGGTGATGGGCAGGACATACCAGAATGCAGTGCTGGCCGGGAACTGCAGGTGCAGCACTTCCTTGTTCAGGAAATAAGCTCCAATCTGAGCGGCCAGTCCAGCGAGCAGCGCAACACTGACGCTAGGCCGGCGGCGCGCCAGGGGAAGCAGCAGAGGCAGCACCAGATAGACCTCCAGTGCGACCAGCAGGAAATACAGATGATAACTGCCCTTGCCGTACGCCAGCCAGGTCCACCACCTCTGGGGATCTTCGAGGCTGGCAGCGTCGCGCTGGCCGGTCCAGACATACCAGAGGATATACAGCACGCTCCACAGGAGGTACGGCCAGCCGCCCCGGGTCAGGCGCCGCCAGTAGTACTGCCCCGGGTTGAAGCGCCTCAGCAGGCTGTTGGTCAGAACCACGCACGACAGAAACACGAAGGCCGGCACAGCGAAATGCAGGCTGCGGTTCAATATCGTCAGCGCGTCGTGGGTGAGGCTGCCGGGGGTAGCGTGCCGGAGCGCCATGCCACTGGCATGGTGGCCGACCACCTCCAGGATGGTCAGGCCCCGGAACACATCTATGGCACTCAGGCGGTCAGAAGCGGCCGCTGTGTCCGTGGCGGAAGGTGGGGAAGAAGCGTCAGTCATAGAGACCTGCCGCGCAAAAGACACACATCGCCCGAGCATGCCACGTCAGAGGGACCGTAAGGTGAAACCCCGGTGACTCAGGACCGGCCTCTCACCTCAAAGCCTGCCCCGGTCAGGATCCCGGCGGCGCGCTGCACTTCCTCGGGGCTTTCCAACCCGAGCCGCAGCGCGCCGCCCTCCTCACGGATGGCCAGCACCTCGATGTCCTTGATATTGACGCCTTCTGCCCCTAAGGCCTGGGTTACTGCTCCAATCTGGTTCGGCCTGTCCGGCACGGCGACCACCAGGTCGTGTTTCTGCGGCAGCAGGCTGCGTTTGACCACCGGCAGGCTGTCGCGTGTGCGCTTGCCCTCGTAGGCAGCGGCCAGCAGTTCTTCAGGTTCGTCGAGGTCCGCCTCCAGGCGTTCGAGCTGCCGCCGGAAGCGCTCGAGTGCGCAGCGCAGCGCCTCCTTGTTTTCCACGATCATGTCGCGGCTCATGCGCGGATCCCCACTGGCCACCCGGGTCAGATCGCGGAAGCCCCCCGCTGCCAGCAGGCTCAGACGTTCGTCTCGCGCCACCATATGGGTCAGGGCCAGACTTGCCAGGTAGGGCAGATGGCTGATGGTGGCGACCAGGTCATCATGCGCTGCGGGTGGCATCACCACAGGAGCAGCTCCCAGATGCTCGACCAGCGTGCGTGCCCGGCTCAGTGCGGTCAGCGGCGTGTGGTCGGTGGGGGTCAGCACCCATACGGCGTTTTCCAACAGTGCGGCGCGGGCGTGCACTACGCCGCCGCGTTCACTGCCAGCCATGGGGTGACCGGGCACAAAATGGCGCACACCCAGCCGCTCCATCTCGGCTGCGATACCGCTCTTGACGCTGCCCACATCAGTGACCAGGGCGGCGGGATTCAGGAAGGGCGCCAGCTCACGGGCCAGCGGTTCCAGAGCGCGCATGGGAGCTGCCAGAACAACCAGGTCCGCCTCGCGCAGCCACTCGCCAGGACTGATACGAACCTCGTCCACTACGCCAAGGGCCTCGGCCTCGCGCAGCACATCCATGCTGGCGTCCAGGCCGACCACACGGCGCGCCAGGAACCGCTGACGCAGGCCAAGCGCCACACTGCCCCCGATCAGCCCCACGCCTGCGACCACCGCCGTATCGAACAGGGGCGGAGGGGTTGCGGGCACGGCACGGTCACTCATATGGCGAGGCTAGCACGCGTTTTTCGCCTTCTGCTGCTGGCAGGCCAGACACGGCCATGCTGGTGCGGCAACCCGGCGCCGGGAGCCTGCTACAGTCCTGGTCGTGCCCGGCCCCGAAGTGCTTCTCTACGGTCTTCCACTTGCCTTTCTGGCTGGATTTATTGACGCTGTTGCAGGTGGTGGCGGCACCATCACGCTTCCTACGCTGTTTTTTATGGGGCTGAGCCCCGCGCAGGCGGTGGCCACCAACAAACTGCTGGCCATTTTCGGCTCGGGCAGCGCCACCGTGCAGTACTGGCGCAAGGGCCATGTGGACCGTGACCTGGTGGTGCGGCTGATCCCGCTGGCGCTGGCGGGAAGTGCGCTGGGTGCCTACCTGGTACATTTCATCGACCCCGACGCCTTTCGGACGCTGGTGGGAATAGTGATTCTGGGCGTGGGCGCGCTGGTACTGGTCAACAAGCGCTTTGGTATGGAAGACCGGTTTCCGGGGCTGACCACCCGTGTCCTGGCCCTGACCCTGCCGGGTGCGTTTGTGATCGGTCTCTATGACGGCTTCCTTGGCCCCGGCACCGGCACGTTCCTGATGTTCCTGTTCGCGCTGGTGGGCTTCAACCTGGTCCGTTCCAGTGGCAACGCCCGCACCATCAACTTTGCCACCAATCTGGGCGCCTTCCTCTTTTTCCTGGTCGGCGGGCAGATGGTCTGGTGGATCGGCCTGCCCATGGGGGTGGCGAACGCCCTGGGAGCGGCCCTGGGCGCCCGCATGGCTATGCTGCGCGGCAGCGGTTTCGTGAAGGGCATGTACGCCCTGATTGTGCTGCTGGTGGCGGCCCGCCTCTTCCTGGTTCATTAATGTCTGCGCGTCAATGGTGAGGCCTGCGGGGTGCGCGTGTTCTGCAGACGCCAGAATGCCGCCATGACCGACACCGCAATGCAGGGCATGCAGCAGGCTATTCTCGCCGGGGGCTGTTTCTGGTGCACCGAGGCCGTGATGAAGGACCTGCGTGGGGTTCATAAGGTAGAAAGCGGCTATATCGGCGGCCATACGGCGCGGCCGGACTACCGCAGCGTATGCAGTGGCACGACCGGTTATGCCGAGGCCGTGAGGGTGACCTTCGACCCGGCCCAGGTGAGCTTCCGCGACCTGCTGGGGCTGTTTTTTGCAACGCACGACCCCACCACGCTCAATCGGCAGGGCGCCGACGTGGGGACGCAGTACCGCAGCGCTGTGTTTCCGCTGACCCCGGAGCAGGAACGCGAGACCCGTGAGATGATTGCCGACCTGAACGCTCAGAACATTTTCGAGGCGCCGATCGTGACCACCATCGAACCGGCCTCTGAATTTTTCGTGGCCGAGGCCTATCACCAGGACTACTACGCCAATAACCCGAATGACGGTTACTGCCGGGCGGTCATAGCACCGAAGGTCGCCAAGCTGAGGCAATACTACGGGGAGAAACTTCGCGCCTGAACAAGAAAAGCAGGGCCCGCACGTTAAGTTGTGCGGGCCCTGCTTCCTAAACTTACTGGCGCAGGCTGGTCAGCCGCTCCTTGATGTCTTTACGAAACCGTTCTGCCACCGGAAAGGTGAGATAGGACTCGAGGAGCTCCGCCTCCGGTGCCTTGGCATACACCATATCGAACAGGTCGCCTACCGTCGGCGCCAGTGGATCGCCTGGAAGATAGGTGACGGCGTCACCGCGCCCAACGGTGCCCCCGGCCAGAACCCGGGTGTAGAAGCCGGGCCGGCGTTCCTGGGCAAACCGCTTCACGAAACCCGCGTCAGCCATGTGAGCACCCAGGGTGTCGCAGGGGATTCGGGGTGCCGTGACTTCCAGCACGACGGCCTCGCCGTCCAGGCGACGTAACTCCAACCGGTCGCCCACCCGCACCTGAGCGGATTCCAGGCCGCTGACCACCAGATTTTCGCCAAAGGTTCCCGGAATCTGCTCAGCGCCCATTCGCTCGGCCCAGGCGTCATAGTCCTCGCGGGTATACACATACACCGCCTGATCCGCGCCCCCGTGGTAGCGGCGGTCCATGACCCGGTCACCTTCGAGCCCGGCAGGGGTGACGCGCACCCGGCCCGGCACCGCGTGTTTGACGATGCCGGTGACCTTGGTGCGGTTGCCCACCTGCAGGGCTGTAGGTTGCCCCACATTCACGCTGATCACCTTCATGCTGGTCATGAGGGCAGGCTAGCAGGAAGTGTGAAGGTGCCCGTTCAAGGCTGCCCACTAGGCTGATCGCCATGCTGTTCCGCTGCTCACACCTGATTTCGCGTTGCTGGCGAATCCTGGTGTGGGCGTCCATGCTGGGCTGTTGGACAGAAGCCAGCGCGCGGGCCACTTTTCCTTCTGAAATTCGCAGCGCCGGGATAGGTGCCTTTCAGGTGCCCCTCGACCCTCTGCCTGCGCCCAATCGACTTGCCCTTGACGGCCTGGGGGTGGTGAGCCCCTGCCCCAGGCCTGAAGCTCCGCTGGACCGCATCCTGTACGACCATCTGGACGGCGAAGGAGCTGCGCTGAGCTGTGGCAATGCGTTTGCGTCGCTGGTGCACTTTCCGGACGCCGGGCCTC is a window of Deinococcus deserti VCD115 DNA encoding:
- a CDS encoding prephenate dehydrogenase yields the protein MSDRAVPATPPPLFDTAVVAGVGLIGGSVALGLRQRFLARRVVGLDASMDVLREAEALGVVDEVRISPGEWLREADLVVLAAPMRALEPLARELAPFLNPAALVTDVGSVKSGIAAEMERLGVRHFVPGHPMAGSERGGVVHARAALLENAVWVLTPTDHTPLTALSRARTLVEHLGAAPVVMPPAAHDDLVATISHLPYLASLALTHMVARDERLSLLAAGGFRDLTRVASGDPRMSRDMIVENKEALRCALERFRRQLERLEADLDEPEELLAAAYEGKRTRDSLPVVKRSLLPQKHDLVVAVPDRPNQIGAVTQALGAEGVNIKDIEVLAIREEGGALRLGLESPEEVQRAAGILTGAGFEVRGRS
- a CDS encoding arginine--tRNA ligase, with protein sequence MDLKAQLKAAVEAAAQSMGIPVDAAIQDTPASKPGDYGTPAAFQMAKSAGGNPAQIAAQLAQTVQLPTGIKRVEAAGPFLNFFLDTAMFVRDVVENPFVMPSLGGKVVIEHTSVNPNKELHVGHLRNVVLGDSMARIFRAAGHTVEVQNYIDDTGRQAAEALFAINHYHREWDGTQKYDHWLGEGYVRLNADPAKPDLEEGISAIMHRLEAGVLRGEVEKVVTAHLQTCFRLGARYDLLNWESDVVGSGFLTQAMNILESSRYTSRPTEGKYAGAFVMDVSEFMPGLEESNVVLVRSDGTAMYAAKDIGYQFWKFGLFEGMKFKPFMTDPDGNTVWTSAPDGEPDVQRRFGHADEVINVIDSRQDHPQTVVRSSLGVAGQYEKKDRSIHLSYAFVTLEGQTISGRKGIAVSADDAMDEAEKRALAALTELNPDLAAREDAAEIARRIGIGAIRFAMLKAEPTRKIDFRWEQALALNGDTAPYVQYAAVRAASILRKAQEAGHNINGSGADWDALPDVDLALAKMVARLPEVVAQSVRVHSPHVVAQYALDLATAFNAWFNAKDRQGKPATNVLQSEPGLREARLALVGRLRRAFEETLDLIGIEVPAAM
- a CDS encoding alpha/beta hydrolase family protein produces the protein MQLSRRSLLLTLLVAWTPLNAQAATATTSPPPAVQAAPAGTTRTAQPLDVLGVRSYLLVPDRCQVTSCPLVIISHPRAQDADRMVRSSGILTLSESLLKARFAVLISGDGGPTTWGSPDALTQVAQTQFEATGRFKWNSRTYAVGFSMGGLMALRSALPGSPYTVHGLALVDAWADLRGAWGTATSRRNEISAAYRLTGPPPTDLDPLHQAHLAPMLPLFVAGSPDDATVPLHSNSERLYALAQPELSEFVTLSGPHLGANRFSQDMARRITSFFQRLELGTTARKH
- a CDS encoding TSUP family transporter is translated as MPGPEVLLYGLPLAFLAGFIDAVAGGGGTITLPTLFFMGLSPAQAVATNKLLAIFGSGSATVQYWRKGHVDRDLVVRLIPLALAGSALGAYLVHFIDPDAFRTLVGIVILGVGALVLVNKRFGMEDRFPGLTTRVLALTLPGAFVIGLYDGFLGPGTGTFLMFLFALVGFNLVRSSGNARTINFATNLGAFLFFLVGGQMVWWIGLPMGVANALGAALGARMAMLRGSGFVKGMYALIVLLVAARLFLVH
- a CDS encoding acyltransferase → MTDASSPPSATDTAAASDRLSAIDVFRGLTILEVVGHHASGMALRHATPGSLTHDALTILNRSLHFAVPAFVFLSCVVLTNSLLRRFNPGQYYWRRLTRGGWPYLLWSVLYILWYVWTGQRDAASLEDPQRWWTWLAYGKGSYHLYFLLVALEVYLVLPLLLPLARRRPSVSVALLAGLAAQIGAYFLNKEVLHLQFPASTAFWYVLPITLGVAVGARFGEFEDWWRRRRVILLPLLAAAYALYLPVALAYVRGERVTPLIYSTLSWTFTALVALALMGLAHRLQRGPDRVRVAVATLGTVSLQIYLLHPAVLQALELWRAPLGPPALMLAQVVIYALVALLVPAILGRALLRTRLSTWVFGR